In Drechmeria coniospora strain ARSEF 6962 chromosome 03, whole genome shotgun sequence, the DNA window AGCGGGGAGTTGCCGTAGAGATCCAACGCACGGAGGACGAGAGCGCCGTACGAGTGGAAGCGAGAGGCCGAATCAAACAGGCCGTAGCAGGCCCACCACTCCAAGAAGGCGATGACATCCTTGCTGGACGGAGCCCACTCTGTCTTCTgaagctcgacgccgggcGATGCCTTGAGAATACCGTGGGGTGTCCACTCACGATGCAGGCGGCTGTTGGAAACGGCTTCCCGCGCCTGCAGGACGAACCTGCCGAGGGCAAGGTCCTGAAGTTCGGTCGTACCGACGGGCTTCAGACGCTTGGCACTGAATTCTGTATACTGCCGTACCATGACGGTGATCTTGTTGAGCACGTCGGCGTAGTTGCGAGGAAGCACTTGGAAAAGGTGGTCGCGGCGATGGCAGTCGGCCGAGGGGCTAAGCGGGCTGAAGGTGCCTTCACTTCGATAGATTGCCGTATGAACGGCGTACAGGGCCGGCGCAGGGAAGCCGTCTTGGGCCTTCAGGGACGAGGGCAGTAGGGTGTCGGCCATCTCCAACAGGCTGAGGTACTTGACACTGTGGGGGCTGGACAGCAGCGCGCCTGCTCCGTCAAGGTTGGGCAGGTTTTCTTGGTAGACCTTTTCGGACTTTCTGCGGAAACTCTCCATTTTGCGAATGAGAGCAACGCCATCCTCCCTGGAGGGGCCGTGTTCGTTTTGTCGTAGATGGTCAAAGTCGTCGGGCGTGGCGGTGTTGGGAATCTTGGCCAGGACTGGTGCcaagtcgtcggcggtggcaaAGTTCGACAGGGTGAAAAGAGAGGAGTAGGCCATGCTAGTGACCCATTTTCCGTTTATGGCATAGAAGTGGTTACGATCGCCGAAGAATCCCAGATAGACGGCAAAAATGGGGACCCGCGAGCCGGTTTGCCTGTTCCATCTGGTCAGGCTACCGGCAGGTCGCGGGAAGATTGCCAGACATCAACGACTCACCTCAACTCGACAAGATCGCCTGGGTTTCCAGAACCGATGGGGACGACGATGTCTGCATCGCCAGGCTCCGTGCCTATTCCGGAGGCAGGCGTCAGGGCGGCGTCAGTAGACCTTAGTTGGTCCAAGTCGGAAGAGCCAGTCGTCTGAGTTCGGCTTAGGCTGTTCGAAATGCTGCCATGGAGGAACACGtccggcggcatcgcccgGGACCGGACGTGCTGTTCGTCCTGCTCTGCAGCCCATCGTCGCAGTCGTTCGCGAATCGGCAGGGCCTTGTCCGGGGCGGCAGGAGAAGGGTCTGAAGGAATACCGTTGGAGGCAGGCTGAGAGTGGTCGGGCCGGCCGTACCATGTCCTACCGGGGGGCGTCGTGCCCGTGGTCTCCCATCTCTGGCAATTCTGTGAGCTGGGAGGGCAATGATGATGGCATCAAGCCAAGACCACGGATGGACGGCAATGAAAACGCACAATTTTGAGGGGGGtcgccggccacggcgctTTGGGGCCTATGAAGGAGCTGGTGGGTACCGATGCGGGATTGCCTACGAGGACACCACGAGGAAGGCATGTGCGAAAAGCATGGGGTCGGCCTGAATATTGAAGCATTACTTGCTGTTGCAGCTAGCAGCTGCCGAGAGGTGCAAAATTCAGACTCGGCCTGTTTACGCGTCGGCGTGGGCGCCAGCCAGGTCGGATGGGGTTTGCGGGACACGACGTCACATGACTCAGAGTACCGAGAAGTTAaaacggagtactctgtaattactccgtacatgcagtcCCATTAGGGACGTCAAAATACGCCGCCGGTTCTATGGAGCACAACCAGTCAGTACAACTGtttacaagtaatacaggaCAGCgggtgcacctacagtacagcacatgtactctaGGTAAGGAGAGCACACGTTTGGGGTGCACATTTGGAGTACATCTACTCtggactccgtacggggtTCTCCGTACCCATCAtgtagtacttatacttaagtatgaacacgtaataatactccgaaTAGGGCGTAATATTGCAGgcactattattattactctCGAGGTGCTGGTTTGATTAGGCACTTGTTCCAGATCACAATTCCCGCcttccgtactccgtattttCTGCTGGAAAATCCTGCGAAATACCGGTAGCACGTGTGCAGGCAAACCAGCGGAACTCGACTTCttgccgtacatgtatacatGTATATCGCGCAcaggtgcggagtacttgtacgatgAGCTTCGGGGGTCGCTATTCTGATGGAGAATTGACGCGTGTGCATCTGGACGGTCGCattgcacctactgtacttactgtaggtgcgtACCTGACCTGCGCAACTCAGTGCATCTGACACTCGGCCGCGTCCGCACACAGATGACCTGAAAGCACTGTTTTAATCTCGGCTACGTTCACCTACCAGCCGGGACTCTGAATGAAGGTGAGCTAAAAAAAGGAAGGCCCCACGAACGTGAAACGCTTGGCTTGGGAGATGATGTCAACAAATCCCCGACTCGCGGGGTGGAATCAAATAAAGAATATTACTCGCAggtaattaattacttggacatactgtacagtaagtacatgcacgtacacATAGACGAACAGGATACCTAGTGCTTATTCCTACAAGCACGCGTAccaccgagtacggagtattaccgcatgtacagagtacaattGGATGTTTGCTATAATACCTCCACCAGAACCGAaaacttacaagtactgtacgccgtacggagtacgtgtacagaGGTACTTTATAATTTTACAGTGTCCCATGAAATGGCATTTGCGCAGACACAACtaatacctacctaggtacttagtactccgtagtattCGTTATCGTCGGTCCTCGTTCACAAGCATGGGCAGTACTGGTAGAGATGGCAACATGGGCCGCCAACACACTACTGGCTCTTCGTGAAAGAACATGAAACGATAAAAAGACGCAAAGACGCAAAGACGCAAAGACGCAAAGACGCAAAGACGCAAAGACGCATACTGTATGCAGACAGATATGGCGCACCAAAGATCAGGTCGCTCGAAACAAAGTGCTACGTTACGCGTGATAATCCACGACAACACTAGTGCGCCACTAGTACTAGGAGCTCGGGGCAACGTGCAGGACGCGAATGATGTGTTGACCGTCGTGGTGGTACTGCTACTGCTACTGGTACGTGGATACCCGGATGTGACGCAGCAGTCTCCTCCCCACGAGACCCGCCAGCTAATCTTCAAGCCGGCGGCTTCTTGCAGACATGCAATTAGTAACATTACATCGTATCCAAAACGAATGGGAGCatccgtactcgtacgagtCGCATCGGGTCGCACATAACAGCTCGCGCGACGGAGCCAACGACAAGACAAACCAGGATGCTGGAGAAagttcggagtacagagtacggagtacagaatATGCCGATCATTACCCGAACGCTGTGCATTTACCCATCATTACTCGAACGCTGTGCATATTGTGCTTGCACCAGGCAGAACACGAGCAAATCACACAAACACATGCCGTTCTGCCAAcaaagcactccgtacgtgagtactccgtacttgtacatgtaatctTACTAACCTACCGACACGACGAGTCGCGGCTAGTAATACCGGCGggcctcctgctcctcgctGCCAGCCCAGACATGAAGTGGCCGGTGAGCAGTTGCGCTTGGTCGACGTAGTGTTCCGGCATACGACACTCCGTCCTCTGCACTGGCAGAGGGACTCCTGGTAATCGGTGCTGGCTCTATCCtcgggccgccgtcgacgagtcgAAGTCGCAAGGCGAAAGGGCGAGGGATCGGCGGAGAAGCTTCGACGCCAAAAAGATGCCAGCCTGCCTGCAGTCGGTCCCTTGCCTCAGCAGAGCGGTGAGGGGGGATTCAGCCCCGAtgacggatggacggattCAATCACAGAGTTTACCGACAGGGACTGTGCGGCGGGAGGGCAGAGAAGTGCCGAGCGAGTGAGCGAGGCGGGCTGCACAGTAACTACGGTGCATGCCCGGAACGCAGGTCATGGACCTGTCGCTCTCGCGGCGAGCATCACCTGTCCAGGCTGTCTGTCCTACGTGGACACAGCGAGTCCATTTACGGCATAGCGCGCACTAGGACCGGGAAGCAGCGAGTAAGGGGTAATGTTAGCATGGCGAAAGCAGCCCTTGGCCAATGGTACGGACCGTCCGGCGCCGTTTCAATTCTCATTTCGCGCCTACCAATAAACATGAAAATAGAAGaaagcaaaaaaaaaaaacactCAAGCAAAGGTGGGCCACCCCCTGGAGCGACAAGTTTTCCAGATCGCCCCCCTTGGAGGTGGAAATGAACAACCCGATCAGGCCCCACCTGCCCCGTGCAGATCGGAGCCCATCCTCATGGAGGAGTACTTATAGGtaagaggtacctatagtTGTGCATCCGCCGCACTTGTGGGAGGGGACGACGGCCTTGcatgcacagcaagtacatgccagGGAACGCGTGCGGAACACGACACGAGTTTGTACAATGTGTGCATGCTACACACATGTGCAGCAAACCACATGCGCTACGGAGTGCCTGTTCCGTGTACGAGCATGCACGAGTGAAGTGAATGCATGAATGAATGGCCGGATGGCTGGATGGACGGGACCGTTGTCGCGGTCCCAGCCAGGAAGGGTAGCGGGACCGGCATGGCGAAGCGGGTGGCGGCTCGGCGCCAATACATGTCAACGTTAGGTCCAACGCACAATCTCGGAGTACAAAGACCCCTATGtaatagtacatgtactccgtacacacaAGTACAAAGCACCGCGCAATGGTGGGTGAGCGATTATCGGGTtggtactccgcaagtacgtactccgtgcatgcaagtactatCGTGAACTTGCCAGCCAGGTATCTACAAGTAATGCTTATTACATGTATGAGCACAAATATGTGTAGCGctcgtacaagcacggaatactccgtacaacaagtGCAAAGGCAGGCGGcgtgtattacttgtacaagcacaagtacttgcatgtaataatacacccaagtgcggagtacgggtaCTGTCCCCTAGCACACATCTGGTCTGACCCCATGCACGGAGTGCGGGTACCTCGATCTAGTCCCGACCAGGACGCTAAGGAGTGCACTCCATGCAGTAATTAAGTATtcatactaggtacggagtactgtacagtacatatcCGCCGGCCAACGCTTCTTTTACGCTCTGAACAGTGCTGGTGCAGCTCACTGtcctacacctacacctagtTCATGCAAGCACAGTGCTGCCTGCACCTTGACCCTGTCTGCtgatggcgccgccgcggtACCTCGCTAGTCGATGCCTAGCGGCCGTCCtcctacctaagtacctagtagcctGCTCTCCTTGCGCCAAGTCGCTGCTACCACACCGCCCAGCCGCATCATGctcgtactccgcacatcAGTGCTTGTCGCCGTATTACCTCTTGTACACAAGCACTTACTTTCACCTGCGCACTCTCACCTACCAACACTCCCCTCGTACTTACATTctgcactacggagtatgcaCCCACCAactcgccccccccccttttccAGTCAGGCTTCAAACATCCTATTCACCGTCCATCCGTCTTCGTACCCGCTCAAGTATTACTCGCCATcgttcccccccccccggttgagaccaaggacgaggccCATGTCACCCCCCCCAGCAAGGAGAGGAGCCAATGGAGGGGGCGATCAGCAACGATGCATAGGAACACGACGACAGCAGCCCTAGCTGTACACTGTACACTGCCAACGAGGCCCGGCGCTTCTCATCTGCTCATCTCCATCTGaccccgacgccgcctgcTCAGTCCCCTGTCGtttccctcccccccccccctttcccccctccccacctCCCCCCTTTCCCACATCATCCACTTCGTTTCCGCCTCCCACGGCCCGCTTCCCACTGGCACTCTCCCTCTGGACCAGGTGAAGCGCTGATGCCCGTGCTGTAaagagagcggcggcggccacctcCATCCtcttctcctcgctccgtcTTCCTCGTTCTGTCCTACTCATACCACCCACCGCTTCACTCCTTCAGCGGGCACTCCTTCTCTACCTTTCGGGCACTCGTCGTCCTGGACTAGAAGACATACTTCCAtcgttcgtcgtcgtcaccgtcgacgtcaacaTGAAGGCTGGattcgctgccgccgccctcacGGCCTTCACGGCTGGtgttggcgtcgccgcctcgtacCATCGTCACGCACACGATGCCCTCTTCAAGCGGGACTACGACGCAGCTGAGGTCTGCATCCCGAGCTGCAGAACCATATGGACCTACATCACCGGCGAGCCCACCAGTATGTCATCCCCCTTCCTCTCCCCCTCAACTCTACGACTAGCCTTGGACTGACCAGAGCGAACCTCCTCCCACAGTGGACCTGTCACCACCCACGTCGACGTTGTCtcgcaccaccaccaccaccgtcaccTACCCCGGACCCCCCCCGAGCACGCCTCCTCCGGCGACCGAGAATGCCatcgtccccgtcgtccccgtGCCGACGCCCGAGCCTCGCACCTGCCCGACCCCTGGCACGTACACCTTCCCggccaccaccatcaccgtGACCGAAACGACGACCGTCTGCGgtgccgcctcgacgacgctccgACCGGGCAGCCACACGTTCGGCGGCGtcaccaccgtcgtcgagaaggccACTACCGTGGTCTGCCCGGTTGCTACCGTCCAGACTCGCGGCTCCGTCACCACCAGCACCCTCGTCCAAACCACCTACGTCTGCCCGACCCCCGGCACCTACACCATCGCCCCCATGACGACGGACGTGAAGGAGGAAAAGGTAGTCGTCTACCCCGTGCCCACCTCGTACAATCCCGGCACCTACACGGCCCCCCAGCtggtcgtcaccgtcaccgtcaccggctACGTCACGTACTGCCCCTTCACCAGCGTTGGCCTCCCGACCGCGCCCGCCTACACGCCCCCGGAGCCCACTGTTGAGGCTGCCGAACCCACTGCTGAGGCTGCCGAGCCCCCGGCCCCCGTGGCCCCCCCCAAGGAGTCCTCCTACTCCCAGCCGAGCGCGCCGAGCACCAAGCCTGGCGCCATCAGCAGCAACAACGACCAGTACGGCATCACCTACACGCCCTACGAACCCTCCAACGGCCAGTGCAAACCCGCCAACGAGGTGGAGCGAGACATTGCCCTGCTGAAGAAGGCCGGCTTCACCACCGTCCGTGTCTACTCCACCGACTGCAACACCCTCGAGAGCGTCGGCAATGCCTGCCAGAAGCACGGCCTCGGCATGATTgtcggcgtcttcgtcaaGGACAGCGGCTGCTCGCCCGACACGCCCGAGATCAAGGAGCAGATCAGACAGCTCTCCTCTTGGGACAAGTGGGATCTCGtcaagctcgtcgtcgtcggcaacgaGGCCATCATGAACAAGCGCTGCACGCCGACGCAGCTGCGTACCCTCGTCACCACGGTCAAGtccatgtgcaagtacaagggCCTTATCACCATCTCCGAGACGCTCAGCGTCTGGCAGCAGAAGGACGTTTCCTCGGCTCTCTGCGACGTCGTCAGCGTCACCGGCGCCAACATTCACCCTTACTTCAATGCCGACGTCACACCCGAGACCGCCGGCCagttcgtcgccggccagctCCGCCTCTTGGACCAGATCTGCGGCAAGGAATCCATCAACCTGGAGTGTGGCTGGCCTACCCGCGGCAACTGCAACGGCAAGGCTTGCCCCGGAAAGGAAGCGCAGAAGGTGGCCCTCAAGTCGATCCGCAACGCCTGCGGCAACAAGAccgtcttcttctccttcatGGATGACATGTGGAAGGACCCCGGCTCGTGCGGCTGCGAGCAAAGCTGGGGCTCCGTCTCCTACTTCTCCCCCGACGCCTCCATGTCTTCTTACTAAAGGAAGGCCCGCCGTCTGTGGCGGTCGTGTTGTCTCGTTCAACATCAGCACCCGCCCCCTCTTGTTCCTCGCAGGCACCTGGATACAAGCTTGCTGAATGTACATGAACACGAAAGCAGCATCCACGCCCGGCCTGATCCTCCTTCCAGGGCTCGCCTCCCTTCGGTCCCTCTTCGGATGATGCCCTGGCCCTTCTGGACGTGAGCGGGAAGGGTCTCGGGCGCTGTCAGTGCAGGTCGGGTTCACCAGGACCGAGACTGTCGTTGGTCTTTGACTTTGATTGCTTTCATCACTtatgtgcgtgtgcgtgtgcgggCGGAGTCCGGCTCTTGGTGTCTTCCCCGAATTCGGGTAACCATTCTCACGGGCACTGGAGTACGGGACTCTTGCATTTTGCACCGTCTACATACAAGTCTTctcctgtacatgtagccTCTGATTCATATCGCTGTAATTTATATCTTAGTATCGGACGAGCAACACTGTCTTGTCTGGTCGTTCTTGCTGTCGCCCGAGTCGCCGACTTTTGGTGATGCCCATCGTTTCCCGCCGTATCCGAAATCGGCGAGAACCGACCCGTTTCCCCAATTGTAGACTCTTGTGCAGGGTCAACTGCGAGCTTGCCTTTGCGAAACCGACTCTTCTGCATAGGGCGAGGTTTTGGACTCGGGCATCTCGACATGGCCAAGTACGTCCATGTACGTGAGAAGCGAAGCGCTCAGACACGAGCCTTAATGGATGTGGTATCTTCGGATCCATTGGCAACACCATGGGCTTTGATGCCGTGCACTGGACATTATCGAGCATGGTAAAGCGATGACCAGCAGagcattcattcattcatgcGAGCCAGCGCAAATGCATGTGTAATATGTATCGTCCCTATATAGACAAACTTATCTTGCATCGGCCTTCGAAGCTCAATTCGCGCAAGCCATGCAACACCTGCCAGGTCCGTGACAGAGACCGAAGGCTTCCACGAGTTCTTTGGCTCGTCCAAAACGCAGCCGCAGCGTTTTCTTGAAACGTATATAcaatacatacatacatataTATATGGTTGCCCGGGCAAGCAGAGATCCATTGTAGACTAGACTTGCCCACGTGTTGGCAGACACTGGTGTTGTAGTGTGAACAAAATTTGAAAAGGGGTCGGGGTATCGAAAGAAAACAGGGTGCAGAAAACAAACGTGACATGGCAACCGACGACGCAATAGATCAGAATGGTCCCGGACCGCCCAGCAAGGACGGGCTGCGGCACCGCGACCGTAACTGGCAGCAAttgtcgccatcgtcatcatcgaccGGCTGCGACCATGCATGCTCGAGCATGGATATCGGCCCTCGGCCACAGCGTTCGAGCTGTAGCAGTCCACCTCGATGGACGTCGCAGCACAGAATGTTGAGGTCTtgcccatcgtcggcgaagTCGATTCCACCAATCTCGCTGAAGACGTCAATGACCTGCTTGGAGCGGAAGGTTTGGGCGTCAATGAGGCTGATGAAATCGGCCTCTTCCGCTGCCACAAGAATCGGCTTGCCGCTTCCCCGAGGCGAGAAACGCAGGCCGCGGACGCCTGACATTTCGGTCCGAAAGGTGCAGAGCGCGTTGCTCTCCCCCCTCGAGTTGCGCCACTTGCGCGCGTCCCAGATCTTGACGGCCCTATCCTGGAAGCCGGTTGCGACGGTCCACCCGTCGTCGGACCAGTCGCAGGAGAAGCCGTAATCGCCGTGGCCCGCCAGCTCCTGGAGGACCTCGCCGGAGTCGACGCTGGTGATGAGAAcgttggcgtcgtcgccgacgacgacccgcAGGCGGCGATCCGGAGAGCAGGCGGAGCAGTTGAGGGCAAAGGGATACGTCGTCTGCGAGATGAACTTTTGCGTCGCGATGTCCATGACGCGAAGGCCACGGTCGTTGCTGGCGATGCTCGCCACGGGGCCGGCGTTTCGCCGAGACATGTGAATTTTCAAGTGATTGGTGATGCCGTCGGGGGAGATCTGCCCCTCGGCGTATTCCCTCCCGTCGCGGGAGTAGAGTGACTTGAGGAAGTAGTCGCCGTTGAAGGTGCCGCCCATCAAGACGCCGCAGCCGGCATCGAGGGTGGAAATGACACCGCCCTGGGCTGGGAAGTCGCGCAGGTTCACGGCGACACTCGACTTTCGGGTTCGGAGATTCCTCTTGTTGATGCCATTCGGGCTCGAGTAGTACGCCGCGCCGCGAGACGGGCACGCCAGCACACTTCGCAGCTGGAAATGGGCCAGGCAGGCGTCCTCGAAGAAGTCCATCCTCTTGAAGCGGACAAAGTTGTCCTTGGAGGCAATCGTCTGCCTTGCCTGTCGCGAGGAGGTGTCAGCAGGAGGTGCCGGCAACCGACGGGCGCGCGACGACATAACGGCGGCGAATGCAAAGGACTcaccgtccatccatccgacCCATGACGATTGACGTAGTTCTTGTACGTGTAGCGGCGCTGTGCCCTCGCAATGTTGCGAGTCGTTCCCATGGCGGCCCAGTCCAAGCCTTGCAGGTCGCACTCGTCGCCCATGAGGTCCGCGTAGGCCACGGGCTTGGTCATGACACAAGCTTGCCTCTGCACTTGATGGAGCCGCGGCGGGTGGCGTTGGGCGGGCGGAACGACGCCTCCTCGGTGGACCCAGTCGCGCAAGAAATCGATGAGACCGAGGTTCTCAGACCCGAGGATAGACGGATTTGGGTTGCTCAGTAGGGGGGGGAAATTGTCGACGAAAGGGAGCTCGGCATCGATTGGATGGAAGGGTGGGCCTGGTACACCGACGAACTCGGAAGGATCCATGTTGAaaacgccgtcgagggtgccgacgaggatgggagATGGTAAAATGTTTGGGTGGAAGGGAGGGGGGACAGAgggttcgtcgtcgtcgtcgtcttctcctccttcttcgtcgGCTTGGTCGGCTTGGTCGTCTAGGTCGTCTAGGTCGTCTAGGTCGTCTAGGTCGTCTAGGTCGTCTAGGTCGTCTTGGTCGTCTTGGTcgtcttggtcgtcgtcttggtcgtcgtcgtcgtcgttgtttTCAAAATTGGCTTCCGTATCACTTGCGCAGGAGccaaagtcgtcgtcggccacaaGACTTTCCTTCAATggtgcgccgccgtcgctgtcgCTCATGTCCAGCTCATGCTCCGAGGCCTCGTGGAAGGTTGGAAGGTGATAGGGCGGATTGCTACGATACGGGTCGACGATTGAATCGTCTTGGCTGCTGCGCGTGTCCTCTGGACGAGTGGAGGCGGGGAGTGGAAGGCCCGTCATATGCTGGACGGGGAGACGAggttcgtcgccgacaggttcgtcgtcggcgtcgtcgtcaaggctGGCCTTGGAGGAGCATGGCGCCTCGGAGGATGCGACATCAGCAGCGGTTCCGGCGCCGTGTTGCAAGAAACGGGGCCCTTGATCGTCATGCTGCGCCGGCTTCCGGCTCGAGACGCGGGCGTGACGGTACTTGTCGGTGTCGGTGTCGAGATGCGACTCCAGCTCGAGCGAGGATGACAGCCGTGGCATCGCTACAAGGCTAGGGCGACAggggttgggggggggggcacgtCTGGTACCTAAAAATCAATTAGGTGATCCCGTCAGGGCCTGAGGGCTGCCAAAGCCACGTCGATCTGCATCGGCCTGCCAGCAACCCGGCGCGTGCGCTGGGCCGGCGTGCGTGCGCAGCAGCTGAAGCAAGGCAGCAGGCAGGTCGGCCTGGACCTGAGCAGTCTCCGGCAGAGGCACGTATTGCTCTTTCGCGCCGTGGTTTTCTCGACCTGCGGGGTTTAGCCCTCGTTGCTCGGGCTGCCGTCACGATGCTCTTCGAGGGccctctcctccttggcTAGAATACGGCTAAAACTACTCGTCGTCTGGCGAGCTCGTGCTTGCTTTTTCTCCCAACGTCGCCCGGTGGTGATGGGCGGCGGATTTGCTTTTGGGCTGGCGGGGCGGCCAGCCGTGGCAGACAGCCGTTGAAGCTCGAAGTCGTGCCCGAGAAGGAAGTCGAATCGAGGGGCccccgcgacgacgatgggagGCCGAGAGGGACGAAAATAGACCAAGACGGTCCGACGTTTGGCAGAGGGGCGTGGCGGAGGGGGGAGTCGTTGACGAGGCGGAGAGACGGAGCGCCGGCTGGCGAGACGGAGGGGAGATGGAGAGATGGAGAGGCGGCGAACGGCGAGATGGAGCGGTTGAAAAGATGGCGAATCGAACAAGGGGAGAATATTCGGGTACGAGATGGGGTGAGATCACGACACGGAGATGGCAGTTTGGGCCGTCACGCTTTAGTTCATCTTCCTTCCTCACGTCCACTTTCGGCGAGAGTTTTACGGTTTCCTCCACCGGGAAGGCACTATCGAAGTAAGTCGGCTTGCTCTCGCCATCTTCTTGCTGGTGGTCTTGCCTCGTGCTCGGGTCGTATCGAGCTAGCCGGGTACCCaggtatactgtacttgcgccagctgcacggagtacttgcgcaccTTGgcagcgctccgtactccgtgctgtagtCGGACTCGTACTTACgcacctagtaagtactgtatttgcaGTTtgactccgtacttgtacctgcaacCACCTAATACTACATGCAATACTTAGGTGCTTGATGTTCGCTTGGCTCGACTCGGCCTGCTGCAGGgggtattacggagtattacggagtattacggagtactgtacggagcaagtgcATGGAGTGCAagctgcaagtaatacttgtacatgcacaccatGCGTCTGCACCGTTTgaacgtactaggtactaggtaagtagcTTGTtcagtggggtggcaaaaatgtcgagTCAGCTTGCACGAGTAGCGCCACCAAAGCTGAaccgtcacttttgtcaagtcaCTGTATTAGTGGCGCGTTACAGGCTACAGCACTAACAGGACGGGGGAAGTCCGCTG includes these proteins:
- a CDS encoding WD domain containing protein — encoded protein: MPRLSSSLELESHLDTDTDKYRHARVSSRKPAQHDDQGPRFLQHGAGTAADVASSEAPCSSKASLDDDADDEPVGDEPRLPVQHMTGLPLPASTRPEDTRSSQDDSIVDPYRSNPPYHLPTFHEASEHELDMSDSDGGAPLKESLVADDDFGSCASDTEANFENNDDDDDQDDDQDDQDDQDDLDDLDDLDDLDDLDDLDDQADQADEEGGEDDDDDEPSVPPPFHPNILPSPILVGTLDGVFNMDPSEFVGVPGPPFHPIDAELPFVDNFPPLLSNPNPSILGSENLGLIDFLRDWVHRGGVVPPAQRHPPRLHQVQRQACVMTKPVAYADLMGDECDLQGLDWAAMGTTRNIARAQRRYTYKNYVNRHGSDGWTARQTIASKDNFVRFKRMDFFEDACLAHFQLRSVLACPSRGAAYYSSPNGINKRNLRTRKSSVAVNLRDFPAQGGVISTLDAGCGVLMGGTFNGDYFLKSLYSRDGREYAEGQISPDGITNHLKIHMSRRNAGPVASIASNDRGLRVMDIATQKFISQTTYPFALNCSACSPDRRLRVVVGDDANVLITSVDSGEVLQELAGHGDYGFSCDWSDDGWTVATGFQDRAVKIWDARKWRNSRGESNALCTFRTEMSGVRGLRFSPRGSGKPILVAAEEADFISLIDAQTFRSKQVIDVFSEIGGIDFADDGQDLNILCCDVHRGGLLQLERCGRGPISMLEHAWSQPVDDDDGDNCCQLRSRCRSPSLLGGPGPF